In Leptolyngbya sp. NIES-2104, the genomic window ACTCTGGTGCAGGCATTGCGACAGAATACTGAATCGACAAAGCGCGAGGCGGCGAAGAGTTTGAGGACTCGTCTTCTAACTGTAGCGATCGAGCAATTTCAAACTCTTCTTTGTTCATAACGCTTCACTCCGGCAAATGAGACACTCCTCTCCATCATGCCGCAATGAGTGCTATCGTCACCCCTTTTTAATTGCTAATTGAGTCAACTGTTTTAGATTGACTAGATGAATCACTTGCTGACTGGGATTGACTTGAATCCAGCCTTTGCTATCAAGCTTCTCAAGAATTTTGCTCGTTTCCTCGACTGAAATATCAGTCACATCTGCCAAATCTTTCGCCGGAATGTTAAAGATATCAACTCCTGCCCCAGAAGGCTGCCCATAATTTTCAGCCAAACTCACCAGCGTATTCACTAGCTTGATCGCAGCAGGTTGATTCCGCAACTGAAAGCGATAATTCGTCTGCCGCAAGCGTCTCACCATCAGTTGCAGCATTCGATGATGGAGTTGTGGATCTTTAAACAAAGTCTGGATAAAGCGCTGAGCCGAAATGCTCATCAGTCGCACATTTGAAAGCGCAATTACATCCGTCGATCGTGGCGACTCATCCAAAATTGCCATCTCACCGAAGAAGTCACCCCGACCTAAAATCGCCAGCGTTGAGACATCTTCGCCTGTGCCAGAATGCCGCCGCACTTTGACCCAGCCCGAAACCACAAAATAGACGGCATTACCCCAAGCATCTTCCATTAAAACGGCTCTGCCAGTTGGGTACTCATGCTCAGTGGCGACAGAAAGCAACCAATCAAGCGTTTCTGGGTTTGCTGCCGCCAGTAAAGGAAATAGCTCACTGAATACTTCAGTCTGCATTGGACGATCCACGGGGGAGAGGGGTCGATATTATCGTTCCCCATTTCCATCCGTGATACACATCACACGAGAATTTGGGGATCAAGAATAGCTCTCAATCGCGGTAAAAGTGCCTCGACTGCCGCAACTTGACCGATGACGATCGCTTGCTGATGCGCCAAACTTTCGAGGTTCAAAACCTCCGGTGTGAACTGGATTGGATTGCCCTCAAGATCGCGACAGACCAGTCCGGCAGCGTGAGCGATCGCGAGCGGGGCAACGGTATCCCAGAGTTTCACCCGCCGATTGAGATATAAGTAAACGTTTGCTTTCCCCAGCACAACGTTCATGACTTTTAGCCCAAAGCTACCCGGCGATCGCAAAAATTCAATCTCAGGAATCGAGGCAGAAATCTGACTTGCCGTATTTCTAAAATCCTTGTCCCCGATGATCACACGATACGAGTCCAAACGCACTTTCGGAATGTCACACGGTTCTGGCGCTTGATCTCCTAAACATTGCCAAACCCCTAACTCTTTTCCGCCATAGTAGAGAATGTCCTGTTCAGGCGCGTAAACCCAACCTGCGATCGCTGTTTGATTTTCTAACAATCCCACTAATACCGCATAGTCGGGATCGCCGTGAATGAAGTCTTGTGTGCCATCGAGCGGATCGATACACCAAAGTCGATCGTAGTTTGCTTGATAGCGTTTGCGAGATTCAGCGTTCTCTTCGGTGATAATTCCGTCGTTCGGAAACAGATTCGAGAAGAATTCGGAAAGTTGTCGATCGAGCGCTTGATCAACCGTTGTGACAAAATCGCCCGGCTCTTTCTGAAAGACTTCGTAATTTTGGACGGAAAGGGTTTTCGCTTGTTGTCCACACGATCGGACAATCTGACAAATTTTGGTGAGGTGGTCGGGAGTCAAAATCATGAACCGAGGGGTGAAGGATGAGAGCGATCGTAAAAGACGAATTTCTAAAGCACAACTGACAATGTGCAGATTTTACCGTTTATGCGCTTTCCAAGTCCCGCCGTAGACATAGAACGGATTATCTTGACTCACGCGATTCCAACACTCACGACAAACAAAAATCCACTCGCCGGACTCATCGTATTGAATACGGTAGAGAACAGGAGCGGATTTTGCACAGAGCGAACAGGGTTTTTCTCGATCTCGACTCATAATTTAAGCGAGGGCTGAAGCTTTCGGTTTGGCGAAAATCATCCGACCTGCGGACGTTTGCAGAGAACTGGTCACAACGACTTGAAGTTCGCCGCCAACGTAGCTGCGACCATCTTCGACGACAACCATTGTTCCATCATCGAGATAGCCGATTCCTTGAGCAGGTTCTTTCCCTTCTCGCAGAATCTTCAAATCGATGCTGTCTCCAGGCAGATAAGACGGACGAATCGCCTGCGTTAAATCATTA contains:
- a CDS encoding Crp/Fnr family transcriptional regulator, which translates into the protein MQTEVFSELFPLLAAANPETLDWLLSVATEHEYPTGRAVLMEDAWGNAVYFVVSGWVKVRRHSGTGEDVSTLAILGRGDFFGEMAILDESPRSTDVIALSNVRLMSISAQRFIQTLFKDPQLHHRMLQLMVRRLRQTNYRFQLRNQPAAIKLVNTLVSLAENYGQPSGAGVDIFNIPAKDLADVTDISVEETSKILEKLDSKGWIQVNPSQQVIHLVNLKQLTQLAIKKG
- a CDS encoding 3'(2'),5'-bisphosphate nucleotidase CysQ, with amino-acid sequence MILTPDHLTKICQIVRSCGQQAKTLSVQNYEVFQKEPGDFVTTVDQALDRQLSEFFSNLFPNDGIITEENAESRKRYQANYDRLWCIDPLDGTQDFIHGDPDYAVLVGLLENQTAIAGWVYAPEQDILYYGGKELGVWQCLGDQAPEPCDIPKVRLDSYRVIIGDKDFRNTASQISASIPEIEFLRSPGSFGLKVMNVVLGKANVYLYLNRRVKLWDTVAPLAIAHAAGLVCRDLEGNPIQFTPEVLNLESLAHQQAIVIGQVAAVEALLPRLRAILDPQILV